In Schistocerca serialis cubense isolate TAMUIC-IGC-003099 chromosome 8, iqSchSeri2.2, whole genome shotgun sequence, one genomic interval encodes:
- the LOC126416845 gene encoding uncharacterized protein LOC126416845: MTAEGTTVLPTWLDKQFAETSLKESDASRDLKVASVAVHRATATGDNYLSDVYRMTVKLERDASPHGSSLSLIIKCLPTREAMQKMAQEMQAFEKETRMFCDTIPAMSQILEKAAPGKYTQLSAKCFASGRQPVSYLVLEDLKASGFALAKRCSGLDLAHSKLVVRKLAEFHAASVKLFEQDPSALDNYLVFKSFHGPTAQHVETFLKQGCRLLADQLDTLDRSYSKYAPRIRTLAESIFPRLADLTERKGKFRVLTHADTWVNNIMFKYAAEVVQDVVLLDFQLSSYGSPSIDLQYFTHTSLTEEVYANHLTDLLKEYHSHLIEVMDDIGISTDKQISFEELLEDFDAQALYAVFSAVAVLPIVRTQDETRFDVEASLNESDSAANRNTFASAQYTQAIKQMLPEFEKRGLL, translated from the coding sequence ATGACCGCGGAAGGCACCACCGTGCTGCCTACGTGGCTGGACAAGCAGTTCGCAGAGACTTCGCTGAAGGAGAGCGACGCGTCCAGAGACTTGAAGGTAGCCTCGGTGGCTGTGCACAGGGCGACGGCTACGGGCGACAACTACCTCAGCGACGTCTACCGCATGACTGTCAAGCTGGAGCGCGACGCCAGTCCCCATGGCAGCTCCCTGTCGCTGATCATCAAGTGCCTCCCGACGCGAGAGGCGATGCAGAAGATGGCGCAGGAGATGCAAGCCTTCGAGAAAGAGACTCGCATGTTCTGCGATACCATTCCCGCGATGTCACAAATCCTGGAGAAGGCGGCACCCGGTAAATACACGCAGCTGTCTGCCAAGTGTTTCGCCTCTGGGAGGCAGCCGGTCAGCTATCTGGTTCTCGAGGACTTGAAGGCCAGTGGGTTCGCGCTGGCGAAGAGGTGCAGCGGACTCGATTTGGCGCACTCCAAACTCGTGGTTAGGAAACTGGCAGAGTTCCACGCGGCCTCCGTCAAGCTGTTCGAGCAGGACCCATCGGCTCTGGACAACTACCTGGTCTTCAAGTCGTTCCACGGACCTACCGCGCAGCATGTGGAGACCTTCTTGAAACAGGGCTGCAGGTTACTCGCGGATCAGTTGGACACGTTAGACAGATCGTACTCAAAGTATGCGCCGAGGATACGAACTCTCGCAGAAAGCATATTTCCACGGCTAGCTGACTTGACGGAACGGAAGGGAAAGTTTCGTGTGCTAACTCACGCAGATACCTGGGTCAACAACATCATGTTCAAATACGCTGCAGAAGTCGTCCAAGACGTGGTCCTACTCGATTTCCAGTTGTCTTCGTACGGTTCACCTTCGATTGACTTGCAATATTTTACTCACACAAGCCTTACGGAAGAAGTGTACGCCAATCATTTAACAGATCTTCTGAAAGAGTACCACAGCCATTTAATCGAGGTGATGGACGATATTGGTATCAGTACGGACAAGCAGATATCCTTTGAGGAGCTACTGGAGGATTTCGACGCGCAAGCACTGTACGCCGTTTTTTCGGCAGTAGCAGTGCTGCCAATCGTGCGCACTCAAGACGAAACTAGATTCGATGTGGAAGCGTCTCTGAACGAAAGTGACAGTGCTGCCAACAGAAACACCTTCGCGAGCGCTCAGTATACGCAGGCTATAAAACAAATGCTGCCAGAATTTGAAAAGAGAGGCCTACTGTAG